A window of the Janthinobacterium agaricidamnosum NBRC 102515 = DSM 9628 genome harbors these coding sequences:
- the cyaY gene encoding iron donor protein CyaY, which produces MSESEFLALAEATLSDIEAALDRLNDQDALDVECSRSGNVLEIEFIDNGSKIIVNSQAPMQELWVAARSGGFHYKRAGDAWVNTRDGSELLAALSGLVSEQAGATVVLS; this is translated from the coding sequence ATGAGCGAATCGGAATTCCTGGCCCTGGCCGAAGCGACCTTGAGCGACATCGAGGCGGCGCTGGATCGTTTGAACGATCAAGACGCGCTCGACGTGGAATGCAGCCGCAGCGGCAATGTGCTGGAAATCGAGTTTATCGACAATGGCTCGAAAATCATCGTCAACAGCCAGGCGCCGATGCAGGAACTGTGGGTCGCCGCCCGGTCCGGCGGTTTCCACTATAAACGGGCGGGCGACGCGTGGGTCAATACCCGCGACGGTTCCGAATTGCTGGCCGCCTTGTCAGGCCTGGTCAGCGAGCAAGCGGGCGCCACGGTCGTCTTGTCGTAA
- the lptM gene encoding LPS translocon maturation chaperone LptM: protein MKSSPAFYIGIFLALGGVLSGCGQPGPLYLPRPPAKAGPFTPAPVPPPPALQVPANPDAIAPIAAPASNNPPAPAR from the coding sequence GTGAAGTCATCTCCAGCGTTTTATATCGGCATTTTCCTTGCACTTGGCGGCGTCCTGAGCGGCTGCGGCCAGCCCGGCCCGCTGTACCTGCCACGGCCACCGGCCAAGGCCGGCCCATTTACTCCGGCCCCGGTACCGCCTCCGCCCGCGCTGCAAGTGCCGGCCAATCCAGACGCGATTGCGCCGATCGCCGCGCCGGCCTCGAATAATCCACCGGCGCCGGCCAGGTAA
- a CDS encoding Rpn family recombination-promoting nuclease/putative transposase: MASSHDSAYKQLFAHPEMVRDLLAGFAPFPWVRQLDVSAFERVNASYVSEVGQQRHDDMVWRLKLGGDWIYVYLLLEFQSHSERWMALRMQVYVGLLLQDLVKRHQLTVQGMLPPVLPLVLYSGDQPWRAAIALSSLMLSPPEGLQDLQPEQKYLLIDQNSYQPGILAEQTNLVAAIFRLQRWRSTEDILDVITKLAAWLKHGKNATLRTSLSHWIVACLKRQRVDADIPMVDDLLEVKAMYNQKFKTFEEEWEYEAVEKGRLQGRLQGRIQGRIEADRERLLFLLNNRFPDVPVAAQQRITAASASELDGWFKRFLRVNTLEELFKPD, from the coding sequence ATGGCCAGTTCGCACGACAGCGCTTACAAACAACTGTTTGCTCATCCAGAAATGGTGCGTGACTTGCTGGCCGGCTTTGCGCCTTTTCCGTGGGTACGGCAACTTGACGTTTCGGCCTTCGAACGTGTCAACGCCAGTTATGTCAGTGAAGTAGGACAGCAGCGCCACGACGATATGGTATGGCGTTTGAAGTTGGGCGGCGACTGGATCTATGTCTATCTTTTGCTGGAGTTCCAGTCGCACAGCGAGCGCTGGATGGCGCTGCGCATGCAAGTGTATGTCGGCTTGTTGTTGCAAGACCTGGTCAAGCGGCATCAACTGACCGTCCAGGGCATGCTGCCGCCGGTATTGCCGCTGGTGCTGTACAGCGGCGACCAGCCTTGGCGCGCGGCCATCGCACTGTCGTCATTGATGCTGAGTCCGCCGGAAGGTTTGCAGGACTTGCAGCCGGAACAAAAATACCTCTTAATAGATCAAAATAGCTATCAACCGGGAATCCTGGCCGAGCAAACCAATCTGGTGGCCGCCATTTTCCGTTTGCAGCGCTGGCGCAGTACTGAAGATATACTGGACGTGATCACAAAATTGGCGGCATGGCTGAAACATGGCAAGAATGCGACCTTGCGCACCAGCCTGTCGCACTGGATCGTGGCATGTCTGAAACGTCAGCGGGTGGATGCGGATATACCCATGGTCGATGATTTATTGGAGGTAAAAGCAATGTACAACCAAAAATTCAAGACATTTGAAGAAGAGTGGGAGTACGAGGCGGTTGAGAAGGGCCGGTTGCAGGGCCGATTGCAGGGCCGGATCCAGGGCCGGATCGAGGCTGATCGGGAGCGCCTGCTTTTCTTGCTGAATAACCGTTTCCCCGATGTGCCGGTCGCGGCGCAGCAGCGTATCACTGCCGCGTCGGCATCCGAACTGGATGGCTGGTTTAAACGGTTCTTGAGGGTAAATACCCTCGAAGAACTATTCAAGCCGGACTGA